One Rahnella aceris genomic window carries:
- a CDS encoding MFS family transporter — protein sequence MKDTLGSQSENHDQQDKKKRIFAIVGASSGNLVEWFDFYVYSFCSLYFASSFFPSGNSTTQLLQTAGVFAAGFFMRPIGGWLFGYIADKHGRKNSMMISVCMMCCGSLVIACLPTYATIGSWAPVLLLVARLFQGLSVGGEYGTSATYMSEVAIKGRRGFYASFQYVTLIGGQLLALLVLVILQQIFSNDELKSWAWRIPFALGAVLAVVALFLRRSLNETSDKQTREHKDAGTLSGLWKHKKAFMMVLGFTAAGSLTFYTFTTYMQKYLVNTAGMDTKTASALMTVALFVFMCLQPIIGGLSDKIGRRSSMLIFSGLATVFTIPILYILQTVTSPYIAFGLIVLALLIVSFYTSISGLLKAEMFPPEVRALGVGLSYAVANAVFGGSAEYVALTFKSWNIEEVFFWYVCVMCLIALVVSMKLHRKGKEIQL from the coding sequence ATGAAGGATACTCTGGGATCTCAATCTGAGAATCATGATCAGCAAGATAAGAAGAAACGTATTTTTGCGATTGTGGGGGCATCTTCGGGAAATCTGGTCGAATGGTTTGACTTCTACGTCTATTCCTTTTGTTCGCTCTATTTTGCTTCTTCATTTTTCCCCAGCGGAAACAGTACAACCCAGTTATTACAAACTGCAGGCGTTTTTGCCGCAGGATTCTTTATGCGCCCTATTGGAGGATGGTTATTTGGTTATATCGCCGATAAACATGGGCGCAAAAACTCAATGATGATCTCGGTCTGCATGATGTGCTGCGGTTCGCTGGTGATCGCCTGTTTGCCAACCTACGCGACGATAGGCAGCTGGGCACCGGTATTATTACTGGTCGCCCGTCTATTCCAGGGGCTTTCTGTTGGTGGGGAATACGGAACAAGCGCAACTTATATGAGTGAAGTTGCGATTAAAGGACGTCGCGGTTTTTATGCTTCATTTCAGTATGTGACCTTGATCGGTGGGCAACTATTAGCACTTCTGGTTCTGGTTATACTGCAGCAGATATTCTCCAATGATGAGCTTAAATCCTGGGCGTGGCGGATCCCCTTTGCCTTAGGCGCTGTGCTTGCTGTCGTGGCGTTGTTCCTGCGGCGTTCACTGAACGAAACATCAGATAAACAAACTCGTGAGCATAAAGATGCTGGTACCCTCTCGGGTTTATGGAAGCATAAAAAGGCATTTATGATGGTATTAGGGTTCACGGCGGCAGGATCCCTGACCTTCTATACCTTCACCACTTATATGCAAAAATATCTGGTGAACACTGCCGGGATGGATACCAAAACAGCGAGTGCCTTAATGACCGTCGCCCTGTTTGTCTTTATGTGTTTGCAGCCTATTATTGGCGGGCTCTCGGATAAAATAGGTCGACGCAGTTCTATGTTGATATTCAGCGGCCTGGCGACTGTTTTCACCATCCCGATTTTGTATATTCTGCAAACCGTTACCAGTCCTTATATCGCCTTCGGACTTATTGTTTTGGCACTGCTGATTGTCAGTTTTTACACATCAATCAGCGGATTATTAAAGGCGGAAATGTTCCCGCCGGAAGTGAGGGCATTGGGTGTCGGATTATCTTATGCGGTTGCAAATGCTGTGTTTGGTGGTTCGGCAGAATATGTCGCCCTGACCTTTAAATCCTGGAATATAGAGGAAGTATTTTTCTGGTATGTCTGCGTAATGTGTTTGATCGCTTTGGTCGTATCGATGAAATTGCACCGCAAAGGAAAGGAAATACAGCTGTAA
- the pssA gene encoding CDP-diacylglycerol--serine O-phosphatidyltransferase — translation MLSKFKRNKHQQHLAQLPKLPQTVDAVKTLYCPADFRKTLLEAIANATQRIYLVALYLENDDGGRDVLSALYAAKQQRPELEICVLVDWHRAQRGRIGAAASNTNADWYCRMAKEHPELSVPVYGVPVNTREALGVLHLKGFVIDDQVIYSGASLNDVYLHRHEKYRYDRYQLLSNAPLADAMIDFMKKSILTAAAVQRLDREDRPKSIEIKNETRQFRQNLRSSGYHFKDSAGNDELAVTPIVGLGKQNELNRTIHHLMASTEHKLTLCTPYFNMPAMLARNIIHLLRRGKQVEIIVGDKTANDFYIPQDQPFKIIGALPYLYEINLRRFLSRLQRFVDSGQLIVRLWKDGDNSYHLKGMWVDDRWQLITGNNLNPRAWRLDLENAILIHDPHKELAIARHKELEEIRQHTQVVSHYMELESIPNYPVKVRKLIRRLRRIRIDRLISRIL, via the coding sequence ATGTTGTCAAAATTTAAACGTAATAAACATCAACAACACCTTGCTCAGCTGCCCAAACTCCCCCAAACGGTTGATGCTGTAAAAACACTCTACTGCCCTGCAGATTTCCGTAAGACGCTGCTCGAAGCCATTGCCAACGCCACCCAACGGATTTATCTGGTCGCGCTCTATTTAGAGAACGATGATGGCGGTCGTGATGTATTGTCGGCGCTATATGCCGCCAAGCAGCAACGTCCTGAACTGGAGATTTGTGTGCTGGTTGACTGGCACCGCGCGCAGCGTGGTCGCATTGGCGCGGCAGCGTCAAACACCAATGCTGACTGGTATTGTCGCATGGCAAAAGAGCATCCTGAGCTTTCCGTGCCGGTGTATGGCGTTCCGGTCAATACCCGTGAAGCGTTAGGTGTTTTGCATCTCAAAGGCTTTGTTATTGACGATCAGGTGATCTACAGCGGCGCGAGCCTCAATGATGTTTATCTGCATCGTCATGAAAAATACCGCTACGATCGCTATCAGTTACTGTCCAACGCCCCGCTGGCAGATGCCATGATCGACTTTATGAAGAAGTCGATCCTGACAGCCGCAGCGGTACAGCGTCTTGATCGTGAAGATCGCCCGAAAAGCATTGAGATTAAAAACGAAACGCGTCAGTTCCGTCAGAATCTGCGCAGCAGCGGTTATCATTTCAAAGACAGCGCAGGGAATGATGAGCTGGCAGTGACCCCTATCGTCGGTCTGGGCAAACAAAATGAGCTTAACCGAACTATCCATCATCTCATGGCCAGTACGGAACATAAGCTGACGCTGTGTACGCCTTATTTCAATATGCCTGCCATGCTGGCACGTAATATTATTCATCTGCTGCGTCGTGGTAAGCAGGTTGAAATTATCGTGGGTGACAAAACCGCAAACGATTTTTATATTCCGCAGGATCAGCCATTCAAAATCATCGGTGCCTTACCGTATTTGTATGAAATTAATCTGCGTCGTTTCCTGAGCCGTTTACAACGCTTCGTGGACAGCGGACAGTTGATTGTCCGCCTGTGGAAAGACGGTGATAACAGCTATCACCTGAAGGGAATGTGGGTGGATGACCGCTGGCAACTTATTACCGGTAATAACCTGAATCCTCGCGCCTGGCGTCTGGATTTGGAGAATGCCATTTTGATCCATGATCCGCATAAAGAGCTGGCGATCGCGCGACACAAAGAACTGGAAGAAATACGCCAGCACACGCAGGTTGTCTCGCATTATATGGAGCTGGAAAGTATTCCTAATTACCCGGTGAAAGTCCGTAAGCTTATCCGCCGTCTGCGCCGGATACGTATCGACAGATTAATCAGCCGGATTCTGTAA
- a CDS encoding bifunctional acetate--CoA ligase family protein/GNAT family N-acetyltransferase: MSQRGLEALLRPESIAVIGASNKPGRAGYLMMRNLLDSGFNGPVLPVTPAYRAVCGVLTWRDVASLPMSPDLAILCTHADRNLALLEQLGERGCKTVIVLSSQPQQFVELKTSAQRFSMRLLGPNSLGILAPWQKLNASFSPVPILPGKLAFISQSAAVANTILDWAQQRAVGFSYFVSLGDSLDIDVDDLLDFLARDSKTSAILLYLEHISDARRFLSASRSASRNKPILVIKSGRSGQAQQLLNSPLSLDAAYDAAIQRAGLLRVQDTHELFSAVETLSHMRPLRGERLFIISNGAAPAAMALDQLLSRNGKLAKLSDETCQKLSAILPDNIAVSNPLDLHDDATPQLYQAVMTALLDSTDYDALLVIHAPSAVAHGTVTASHLIDAVHKHSRGKYITLLTNWCGEFSSQEARKLFTEAGIPTYRTPEGTVTAFMHMVEYRRNQKQLKETPALPADLEQNTDQAHQLIARTLAEGTTQLDTHEVRPILQAYGMNVLPTWIASDSAEAVNIASQVGYPVALKLRSPDIPHNSEVQGVMLYLRTASEVAQAANAIFDRARQAFPQARILGLLVQTMANRPGSQELRVVVEQDPVFGPLIMLAEGGTDWRPERQAAISLPPLNMTLARYQIVQALKSGKIRGRHALHPLDIPALSQLLVNVSNLIIDCPEIERLDIHPLLISGSELSLLDVSMQLCAQGAEAPSRLAIRPYPRELEERVILKDGSPALFRPILPEDEPLLKAFILKVTKEDLYYRYFSEINEFTHEDLANMTQIDYDREMAFVAIRTVNDESEIIGVTRAVSDPDNIDAEFSVLVRSDLKGLGLGRRLLDKMIHYAAEHGLQRLTGITMPNNRGMITLARKLEFDVDIQIQDGIVNLSLALEKTRISQQKAASLRHEQAKDAHMGQD, from the coding sequence ATGAGTCAGCGCGGACTGGAAGCCTTATTACGACCTGAATCTATCGCGGTCATTGGCGCGAGCAATAAACCGGGGCGGGCCGGATATCTGATGATGCGCAATCTGCTCGACAGCGGATTCAATGGCCCGGTGCTGCCGGTTACACCCGCTTATCGCGCGGTGTGCGGCGTACTGACCTGGCGGGATGTCGCCAGCCTGCCGATGTCGCCCGATCTCGCCATTCTCTGTACCCACGCTGACCGCAATCTTGCATTGCTCGAACAGCTCGGCGAACGTGGCTGCAAGACGGTCATTGTGCTTTCCTCACAGCCACAACAATTCGTTGAACTCAAAACCAGCGCCCAGCGCTTTTCGATGCGCCTGCTCGGACCCAACAGCCTGGGCATTCTTGCACCGTGGCAAAAACTAAACGCCAGTTTTTCGCCGGTGCCCATCCTGCCCGGTAAGCTGGCGTTTATTTCGCAATCGGCTGCGGTCGCCAATACGATTCTGGACTGGGCGCAACAGCGTGCCGTCGGCTTTTCCTATTTCGTATCACTGGGCGACAGCCTGGATATTGATGTCGATGACCTGCTCGATTTCCTCGCCCGCGACAGTAAAACCAGCGCTATTTTGCTCTATCTCGAACACATCAGCGATGCACGGCGCTTTCTTTCTGCCTCCCGCAGTGCCTCACGCAATAAACCGATTCTGGTGATCAAAAGTGGTCGCAGCGGACAGGCGCAGCAATTACTCAACAGCCCGCTTAGCCTCGACGCCGCCTATGATGCGGCTATTCAGCGCGCCGGTTTACTGCGCGTGCAGGATACGCACGAGCTGTTTTCCGCCGTTGAAACGCTGAGCCATATGCGCCCGTTACGCGGTGAGCGTTTGTTTATCATCAGTAACGGTGCCGCTCCTGCCGCGATGGCGCTGGATCAGTTGCTTTCGCGTAACGGCAAACTGGCGAAACTGAGCGATGAAACCTGCCAAAAACTGAGTGCCATTCTGCCTGACAATATTGCCGTCTCGAATCCGCTGGATTTGCATGATGACGCCACACCGCAGCTGTATCAGGCTGTGATGACCGCCCTGCTGGATAGCACCGATTACGATGCGCTACTGGTGATCCACGCCCCCAGCGCCGTCGCACACGGTACGGTGACCGCCAGCCATCTGATCGATGCTGTGCATAAGCATTCGCGTGGCAAATACATCACGCTGCTAACCAACTGGTGCGGTGAGTTTTCCTCGCAGGAAGCCCGCAAGTTATTTACTGAAGCCGGGATCCCGACTTACCGGACACCGGAAGGAACGGTGACGGCGTTTATGCATATGGTGGAATATCGCCGGAACCAAAAGCAGCTGAAAGAAACACCGGCACTTCCGGCCGACCTCGAGCAGAACACTGATCAGGCGCATCAGTTGATCGCCCGCACACTGGCGGAAGGCACGACACAGCTGGATACACATGAGGTACGCCCGATTTTGCAGGCGTACGGCATGAATGTGCTGCCGACGTGGATTGCCAGCGACAGCGCAGAAGCGGTGAATATCGCCAGCCAGGTGGGTTATCCGGTGGCGCTGAAATTACGCTCCCCTGACATCCCGCATAATTCTGAAGTACAGGGCGTGATGTTATATCTGCGTACCGCCAGCGAGGTCGCGCAGGCGGCGAATGCCATTTTTGACCGTGCCAGACAGGCGTTTCCGCAGGCGAGAATTCTGGGGCTGCTGGTGCAAACCATGGCCAACCGGCCAGGCTCACAAGAATTGCGCGTGGTGGTCGAACAGGATCCGGTATTCGGCCCGCTGATCATGCTGGCCGAAGGCGGTACCGACTGGCGACCTGAAAGACAGGCGGCGATTTCCCTGCCGCCGCTGAACATGACGCTTGCACGTTATCAGATAGTTCAGGCGCTGAAGAGTGGAAAAATTCGTGGCCGCCATGCCCTGCATCCTCTTGATATACCGGCGCTGAGTCAGTTGCTGGTGAATGTGTCGAACCTGATTATCGACTGCCCGGAGATCGAACGGCTGGATATCCATCCTCTGCTGATTTCCGGCAGTGAGCTCAGCCTGCTGGATGTGTCCATGCAGCTTTGTGCACAGGGAGCAGAGGCACCGTCACGACTGGCGATTCGCCCTTATCCGCGCGAGTTGGAAGAGCGCGTTATACTGAAAGACGGATCACCGGCATTGTTCCGGCCAATCCTTCCGGAAGATGAGCCGCTGCTTAAAGCATTTATCCTGAAAGTCACTAAGGAAGACCTGTATTACCGCTACTTCAGTGAGATCAATGAGTTCACCCATGAAGATTTAGCGAACATGACACAGATCGACTACGACCGTGAAATGGCGTTCGTCGCCATTCGTACTGTGAATGATGAAAGTGAAATTATTGGCGTCACCCGGGCGGTCTCGGATCCGGATAATATTGATGCTGAATTCTCGGTACTGGTGCGGTCGGATCTGAAAGGTCTGGGGCTCGGAAGGCGGCTGCTTGATAAGATGATCCATTACGCGGCAGAGCACGGCCTGCAACGTCTGACCGGCATTACGATGCCCAATAACCGTGGCATGATCACGCTGGCCAGAAAACTCGAATTCGACGTCGATATTCAGATCCAGGACGGCATTGTGAACCTCTCACTGGCACTGGAAAAGACCCGGATTTCGCAGCAGAAAGCTGCGAGCCTGCGCCATGAACAGGCAAAAGATGCGCACATGGGGCAGGACTAA
- a CDS encoding tRNA-uridine aminocarboxypropyltransferase has translation MSDNAVLRLREQRLARSTRPFLARGSRAIRCQTCLLPKRHCICATREIHQATSRFCLVMFDTEPMKPSNTGRLIADVLPDTQAFLWSRTQTDPALLEAIADPQRQAYVVFPASFAEPPRQVFTEVPAGSKPPLFIMLDGTWNEARKMFRKSPYLDNLPVFSLDVSASSGYILREASRPELHCTVEVAAALLEKAGDLDASAGLSRHFTHFRTQYLAGKPHHPVHQLTAKNEENL, from the coding sequence ATGTCAGACAATGCCGTCCTTCGCCTGCGTGAGCAGCGTTTAGCCCGATCCACCCGTCCTTTTCTTGCGCGTGGTTCACGGGCGATACGCTGTCAGACCTGCCTGTTGCCCAAACGCCACTGCATCTGCGCCACGCGCGAAATTCATCAGGCCACCAGCCGTTTTTGTCTGGTGATGTTTGACACGGAGCCGATGAAACCGAGCAATACGGGTCGCTTAATCGCGGACGTGTTGCCGGATACGCAGGCGTTTTTGTGGTCACGCACGCAAACCGATCCGGCTCTGCTGGAAGCAATTGCGGACCCGCAGCGTCAGGCTTATGTGGTGTTTCCCGCCTCTTTCGCCGAACCGCCGCGTCAGGTGTTTACCGAAGTTCCGGCGGGCAGCAAACCGCCTTTATTCATTATGCTCGACGGCACCTGGAACGAAGCGCGCAAAATGTTCCGCAAAAGCCCGTATCTGGATAATTTGCCGGTTTTCTCTCTCGATGTAAGCGCCAGCTCCGGCTATATCCTTCGGGAAGCCTCGCGCCCGGAACTGCATTGCACCGTGGAAGTGGCCGCCGCCCTGCTGGAAAAAGCCGGTGATCTCGATGCTTCAGCGGGCCTCTCACGCCACTTTACCCATTTCCGCACCCAGTATCTGGCCGGAAAACCCCATCATCCGGTGCACCAGCTCACAGCAAAGAACGAAGAAAACCTCTAG
- the trxC gene encoding thioredoxin TrxC yields MNTVCSSCQATNRLPEDRIDDGAKCGRCGHALFEGDVIHATAATLDKYLQDDLPVVVDFWAPWCGPCVNFAPIFEDVAQERAGKIRFIKVNTEAEPELSARFRIRSIPTIMVFNEGKMVDMLSGAMPKAPFNNWLNESL; encoded by the coding sequence ATGAATACGGTTTGTTCATCATGTCAGGCCACCAACCGCCTGCCTGAGGATCGTATCGACGACGGCGCAAAATGCGGCCGTTGCGGTCATGCACTTTTTGAAGGCGATGTCATTCACGCGACTGCCGCCACGCTGGACAAATACCTGCAGGATGATCTGCCGGTGGTTGTCGATTTCTGGGCACCGTGGTGTGGCCCTTGTGTTAACTTTGCACCGATTTTTGAAGACGTTGCACAGGAACGCGCCGGTAAAATCCGCTTCATCAAGGTTAATACCGAAGCTGAACCTGAACTGAGCGCGCGGTTCCGTATCCGCAGTATTCCGACCATTATGGTATTTAATGAAGGCAAAATGGTCGATATGTTGAGTGGAGCAATGCCTAAAGCACCTTTCAACAACTGGCTTAATGAATCATTGTAA
- a CDS encoding tRNA/rRNA methyltransferase, translating to MNDSFSGKNGKVKVMYVRSDDDGDNRNNDKRPSNNKGRPGDKPRQGSRPDDARRNERRSSDSRGDSRGPAPRRGDDRPRRPARDDDGPYSSPWKTVSRPPADESVPDHGGISGKSFIDPEQLRRQRQEETRVYGENACQALFASRPDAIVRAWFVQSVTPRFREALRWMAANRKAYHVVEDDELAKASGTEHHGGVCFLIKKRQGLDAETYLQTAPAKDCVLALENVGNPHNLGGIMRSCAHFGINGMMVQDPAQLESGAAVRTAEGGAEHVKAISADNFLEVLETFRKAGYTIVTTSSHKGTALGKAQLPAKMVLVLGEESDGLSDSAWQQGDLSVSIGGTGKVESLNVSVASGILLAEWWRQNQA from the coding sequence ATGAACGATTCATTCAGTGGCAAGAACGGCAAAGTCAAAGTGATGTACGTCCGCAGTGACGACGACGGCGATAACCGCAATAACGATAAACGTCCTTCTAACAATAAAGGACGTCCGGGCGATAAACCTCGCCAGGGTTCCCGTCCAGACGATGCCCGCCGCAATGAGCGTCGCAGCAGCGATTCCCGTGGCGATTCCCGCGGACCGGCACCACGCCGTGGTGATGATCGCCCGCGTCGTCCGGCGCGTGACGACGACGGCCCGTACTCTTCGCCGTGGAAAACAGTTTCACGTCCGCCGGCAGATGAATCTGTTCCGGATCACGGCGGTATCAGCGGTAAAAGCTTTATCGATCCTGAACAACTGCGTCGTCAGCGTCAGGAAGAAACCCGTGTGTATGGCGAAAACGCCTGTCAGGCACTGTTTGCCAGCCGTCCGGACGCGATTGTGCGTGCATGGTTTGTGCAGTCCGTGACTCCGCGTTTCCGCGAAGCGCTGCGCTGGATGGCGGCGAACCGCAAAGCCTACCATGTGGTTGAAGATGACGAACTGGCGAAAGCCTCCGGCACCGAACACCACGGCGGCGTGTGCTTCCTGATCAAAAAACGCCAGGGTCTGGATGCAGAAACGTATCTGCAAACGGCTCCGGCGAAAGACTGTGTGCTGGCGCTGGAAAACGTCGGTAACCCGCACAACCTCGGCGGTATCATGCGTTCTTGTGCGCATTTTGGTATCAACGGGATGATGGTTCAGGATCCGGCCCAGCTGGAATCTGGCGCAGCAGTCCGTACGGCAGAAGGCGGCGCGGAACACGTTAAAGCCATCAGCGCGGATAACTTCCTTGAAGTGCTGGAAACCTTCCGTAAAGCGGGATACACCATCGTGACCACGTCGAGCCATAAAGGTACGGCGCTGGGCAAAGCGCAGTTACCGGCCAAAATGGTGCTGGTGCTGGGCGAAGAAAGTGATGGTTTATCTGACAGCGCATGGCAGCAGGGCGACCTGAGCGTGTCTATCGGCGGTACCGGTAAAGTGGAAAGCCTCAACGTTTCCGTGGCATCCGGTATTTTGCTGGCAGAATGGTGGCGTCAGAACCAGGCGTAA
- the emrB gene encoding multidrug efflux MFS transporter permease subunit EmrB: MANKPLVGAPLAWMTVALSMATFMQVLDSTIANVAIPTIAGNLGASNSQGTWVITSFGVANAISIPITGWLAKRIGEVKLFLWSTVLFALASWLCGMSNSLEMLIFFRVLQGVVAGPLIPLSQSLLLNNYPPAKRSTALALWSMTVIVAPICGPILGGYISDNYHWGWIFFINVPIGLAVVFLTLRTLKGRETATQIRPIDSVGLVLLVLGIGALQVMLDRGKELDWFNSTEIIVLAVVAVVALCFLVVWELTDDHPIVDLSLFKSRNFTIGVLCISLAYMLYFGAIVLLPQLLQEVYGYTATWAGLASAPVGILPVLMSPIIGRFAHRLDMRKLVTFSFIMYAYCFFWRAYTFEPGMDFGASAWPQFIQGFAVGCFFMPLTTIILSGLPPERMAAASSLSNFIRTLAGSIGTSITTTLWSNRESLHHAQLTENITPYNPAATQTYQQLEGLGMSHQQASGWIAREITNQGLIISANEIFWLSGGAFLVLLILIWFARPPFTSGGGAGGAH, translated from the coding sequence GTGGCAAATAAACCGCTGGTAGGCGCCCCGCTGGCCTGGATGACGGTGGCTTTGTCTATGGCCACCTTTATGCAGGTGCTGGACTCGACGATCGCCAACGTGGCGATCCCGACCATCGCCGGGAATCTGGGTGCCTCGAACTCACAGGGTACCTGGGTTATCACCTCATTCGGGGTGGCGAATGCCATCTCGATCCCGATCACCGGCTGGCTGGCAAAACGCATCGGTGAGGTCAAACTGTTCCTGTGGTCCACAGTACTGTTCGCCCTCGCTTCATGGTTGTGCGGGATGTCCAACAGTCTGGAAATGCTGATCTTCTTCCGTGTGTTGCAGGGCGTGGTGGCAGGTCCGCTGATCCCGTTATCACAAAGTCTGTTACTGAATAACTATCCACCGGCCAAGCGGAGTACCGCGCTCGCGCTCTGGTCGATGACGGTGATCGTCGCCCCGATTTGCGGGCCGATCCTCGGCGGGTATATCAGTGATAACTATCACTGGGGATGGATCTTCTTTATTAACGTGCCGATCGGTCTGGCCGTGGTGTTCCTGACGCTCAGAACGCTGAAGGGACGCGAAACCGCCACGCAGATCCGTCCGATCGACAGTGTGGGATTAGTGCTGCTGGTGCTGGGTATCGGTGCCTTGCAGGTGATGCTCGACCGGGGTAAAGAACTCGACTGGTTTAACTCGACGGAAATTATCGTGCTGGCGGTCGTGGCGGTGGTCGCGCTCTGTTTCCTTGTGGTCTGGGAACTGACCGACGACCATCCGATCGTCGACTTGTCACTGTTTAAATCGCGAAACTTTACCATCGGCGTGCTGTGTATCAGCCTGGCCTACATGCTCTACTTCGGCGCGATTGTGTTGCTGCCGCAGCTGTTGCAGGAGGTTTACGGGTATACCGCCACCTGGGCCGGTCTGGCGTCCGCGCCGGTGGGTATTTTGCCGGTACTGATGTCGCCGATTATCGGGCGTTTCGCGCACCGTCTGGATATGCGAAAGCTGGTGACCTTCAGCTTTATCATGTATGCCTACTGCTTCTTCTGGCGTGCGTATACGTTCGAACCGGGGATGGATTTTGGCGCATCCGCCTGGCCGCAGTTTATTCAGGGCTTCGCGGTGGGTTGCTTCTTCATGCCGCTGACCACCATTATTCTGTCGGGATTACCGCCGGAACGGATGGCGGCGGCATCGAGTCTGTCGAACTTTATCCGTACACTGGCGGGGTCGATTGGTACGTCAATCACCACCACGTTATGGTCGAACCGTGAATCGCTGCATCACGCCCAGTTAACGGAAAACATCACGCCGTATAATCCGGCGGCGACGCAGACTTATCAGCAGCTCGAAGGTCTCGGTATGAGCCACCAGCAGGCTTCAGGATGGATAGCGCGGGAGATCACCAATCAGGGATTAATTATCTCTGCCAACGAGATTTTCTGGTTATCCGGCGGGGCGTTCCTGGTGTTGCTGATTTTAATCTGGTTCGCCCGACCGCCATTCACCAGTGGCGGTGGCGCGGGTGGTGCGCACTGA
- the emrA gene encoding multidrug efflux MFS transporter periplasmic adaptor subunit EmrA, with protein sequence MSANADTQATPQAPKNKKKTRKVAMLLLTGIFIIIAIAYLFYWLLVLRHFQSTDDAYVAGNQVQIMAQVSGSVTDVNFDSTDFVKKGDVLVTLDPTDAEQAFERSKTALANSVRQTHQLIINGKQYQANIALRQTQLQQAQTDLKRRIVLGNVDAIGREELQHARDAVDTAKAQYDVAVQQYNANQAMILDTPVDKQPQVLQAAAQVRDAWLALQRTKVRSPVDGFVSRRAVQIGQQISPTTSLMAVVPAHHIWVDANFKETQLANMRIGQVATVVSDMYGDDVKYHGKVVGMDMGTGGAFSLLPAQNATGNWIKVVQRLPVRIELNDQEVAEHPLRIGLSTLVTVDTQNRDGLVLADKVRTEPLYQTSALTLDLAPVNAIIADVIHANAG encoded by the coding sequence ATGAGCGCAAATGCCGACACTCAGGCAACGCCGCAAGCTCCGAAAAATAAGAAAAAGACGCGCAAAGTCGCGATGCTCTTGTTAACCGGAATTTTCATTATTATTGCCATCGCCTACCTGTTCTACTGGCTGCTGGTATTACGTCATTTCCAGTCTACCGACGATGCTTACGTGGCCGGTAATCAGGTACAGATTATGGCGCAGGTGTCGGGCAGCGTGACCGACGTCAACTTCGACAGCACCGACTTTGTGAAAAAAGGCGACGTGCTGGTGACCCTCGATCCGACCGATGCAGAGCAGGCTTTCGAGCGCTCTAAAACGGCGCTGGCGAACAGCGTGCGTCAGACGCATCAGTTGATCATCAACGGCAAGCAATATCAGGCCAATATCGCGCTGCGTCAGACCCAACTGCAACAGGCACAGACTGACCTTAAGCGCCGCATTGTGCTGGGTAATGTCGATGCCATTGGCCGCGAAGAACTGCAACACGCCCGTGACGCCGTCGATACCGCGAAAGCGCAATACGATGTCGCCGTTCAGCAGTACAACGCCAATCAGGCGATGATTCTGGATACGCCGGTCGATAAACAGCCGCAAGTTCTGCAGGCCGCCGCGCAGGTTCGTGACGCATGGCTTGCCCTGCAACGGACTAAAGTGCGCAGCCCTGTTGACGGTTTCGTTTCACGCCGTGCCGTACAAATCGGCCAGCAGATCAGCCCGACAACGTCCCTGATGGCCGTGGTGCCAGCGCATCACATCTGGGTTGATGCCAACTTTAAAGAAACCCAGCTGGCGAATATGCGTATTGGTCAGGTGGCAACCGTGGTCAGCGATATGTATGGCGATGACGTGAAATACCACGGCAAAGTCGTCGGTATGGACATGGGCACCGGCGGCGCGTTCTCGCTGTTACCTGCGCAAAATGCCACCGGCAACTGGATCAAAGTGGTTCAGCGTCTGCCGGTCCGTATCGAACTTAACGATCAGGAAGTGGCTGAACATCCGCTGCGTATCGGTTTATCGACACTGGTAACGGTTGATACTCAGAATCGCGATGGCCTGGTGCTGGCCGATAAAGTCCGTACCGAACCGTTGTATCAGACTTCAGCACTGACGCTGGATCTGGCACCGGTTAACGCCATTATTGCTGACGTTATACATGCCAATGCAGGCTAA